The window TCACTGTCTTTGCGGGCAGGAGCGAGTCGCGAATACGCCGCCGCATTCGGCGCATTCTCCGCCTGATGGGGTGGCGTCAGCATCCATTTCTAGGAGTGCTGGACGGCTATTTCGTGCTGCGCTCTGGTTCCCACGCGTATGTGGACAACCTTTCGGACTGGGTGGACGCTGAGAAGCCCGATGTCGTTGTCCTTCAGGGATCGCGGTTCGCCATGCTGTTGGATGCCCTATCGGGTCATGACGGGCTTGTGGCTCTCCGATTGGTCACTCGCGAGAGCGCCGCGGAGATAGCGGGGCTGTCATGGGGATCACGGGACTTCCGTGAGCGTATTCGATCAGGCGAGACGATGGTGATCTCGAACTCTCAGTTCCTTGCTCGTGAGACGAAGGCACTTACCGGCATCGACTCGACCGTCATTTATCCGCCCATCACTGTGGATGACACCGGCGCTGTGCCGTCGAGAACTGAGTCGACGATCCTGATGGTGAACCCTATTGCCATCAAGGGGATCGACATCACGCTTGAAGTCGCGAAGATCCGGCCCCAATACCAATTCCTGTTGCTCGAATCATGGCACTTGGACGATAGGCAGCGGGCCGACTTGAACGAACGGATCAGGTCGCTTCCCAACGTCCGATTTGAACGCCATTCGGACGAGATCACGCGCGTCTACGACCGCAGTTCAGTACTGTTCGTCCCGTCGCAGTGGCAGGAAGCGTTCGGACGAGTGGTTCCAGAGGCCGGAGCTCGTGGCGTCCCCAGTGTTTATAGCGACCGAGGCGGCTTGCCCGAGGCGGCTGCCGGCTCCGGGGTCATGGTCGACCCCTGGGCGCCACCGCAAGTCTGGGCTGACGCGCTGGACGGAATTATTGCGGAATGGCTCAAGCATTCTCGCCTGGCGACTGTGAGTTCGGGGCGACCGGACATTGTTCCGCGCGTGGTTGCCACCGAACATATCGAACTGTTTGAATCGGCGAGAGAGCGGCACTGATGTCCAGAATGAACACGACGAATGTCCCGTTCCTCGATCTTGTCGCACAGCAGGACGAGATCGCCGACGAGGTGCTTCCAGTGTGGCAACGACAATTCGCGTCGGCGGGCTTCGTCGGTGGACCTGAGGTCGACGCGTTCGAGCGTGAATACGCCGAGTACATCGGCGTGGGTCACGTGATCGGCGTCTCCAACGGCACCGACGCGCTTGAGCTCGCGTATCGTGCGGCAGGGGTGGGTCCGGGCGACGAGGTCATCATGCCGGCGAACACGTTCATCGCGACGGCCGAGGCCGCGTCGCGGATCGGCGCCGTGCCGGTCTTCATCGACGTCGATGACGAGTATCTGCTGATGGACCCGGATGCCGTGGAAGCGGCCATCACCTTGCGGACGCGGGCGATCGTGCCGGTGCACCTGTTCGGGCAGACCGCGCCCGTCGAGCAGATCGCCCCGATCGCCGAGAAGAACGATCTCGTGCTCATCGAGGATGCCGCGCAGTCACAGGGCGCGAGCTCGGCCGCAGGGCGCGCCGGTTCACTCGGGCGGTTCGCGGCGACGAGCTTCTATCCGGGAAAGAATTTGGGCGCCGCCGGTGACGCAGGCGCGGTGATGACAGACGACTCCGGTGCTGCCGCGCTCATCCGCAATCTTGCCGCGCACGGCAGCTCGGTCAAGTACGTGCACGACAACATCGGCATGAACGCGCGTCTGGATGCGGTGCAGGCGACCGTGCTGCGTGCGAAGCTGCGCCGACTCGACACGTGGAACGCCGCGCGCCGCGCGGCCGCAGCCCGTTACGGCGAGCTGCTGGCGGATGTCGACGGCGTGCGGACACCGTCGGTGCGCCCGGGCAATAAGGACGTGTGGCATCTGTACGTCGTTCGGGTCGCCGAGCGCGACCGCGTGATGGCCGAGCTGAGCGCCGCGGGCATCGGCGTCGGTATCCACTATCCGACGATCGTGCCGCTGACCGAGGCGTACGCGTCGCTCGGCTACCGGCCGGGGCAGTTCCCGGTCGCTGAGGCGGCGGCCGGGTGCATTCTGTCGCTGCCGATGTTCCCGCATCTGACGCAGGAGCAGCAGATCGAAGTCGCGACGTGCCTGACCCGCCTTACGAGAGTGCGCCGGAAATGACAGTCCGCAATGTGGAACGGCGGACGCGAGTTCTCGTTGTTCCGCACAACTTCGAGCTCGGCGGGAGCCAGATCAACGCCCTCGAACTCATCAGCGAGGTCGCCAGAGACCCCGGATTCGAGGTCATCGTCTATGCGCCGGACGGTGAGTTGGTTGAGCGAGCCCGACGCATCGGCGTGGAACTGCATCTCACGAAGCTGAGAGAGTCTGCATTGTCGTTGAGAAGGATTCACGACCTCCGAAAACTCATCCGCACGCGAGGAATCGATGTGATTCACACCTACGAATGGGTCCCCACCGTCGATGCGGTATTCGCCGCAGGTGTGGGTGTCGGGGTGCCGCTGGTCTCCACGATCTTGTCGATGGACTATCCGTACTTCATCCCTTCGACTGTTCCGCTTGTGCTGGGAACTCAACAGCTCGTCGACCGTGCGAGAGGGGAAGGCCGCGTCGCACGATTGATCGAACCCCCCGTGGACACGGAGGAGTTCCGGCCGAACGCATGTGGGCCGGACGAGATCGCAGCGGCACGCGCAGAGTGCGGCGCAGGCCAAGACGACGATCTCGTCGTCGTCGTCGGCAGACTTGCGCAGGCGCTCAAACTGGAAGGGATCCTGACTCTTGTCGAGGCGATCGGGAACCTCGGCAGAACCGCGCCCGTTCGGCTCGCGATCGTCGGGGATGGGCCCGAGCGCCCAGCCGTGCAAGCAGCGGTTGACAGGGCGAATGCCCACGCGCGTCGGAAAGTGATCTCCCTCCTAGGATCACGCTCTGAGCCTCTTCGCTACTATCTCGCGGCGGATATCGCCGTTGGGATGGGAGGATCGGCACTTCGGGCGATGGCAGTGGCAAAACCGCTCCTGGTCCAGGGCGAGCAGGGATTCTGGGCGATGGCAGACGAGCAGTCGCTACCGCAGTTTCTCGAACACGGTTGGTATGGCATCGGGGAGGGTACGGGGGCGACAGAGCGTTGTACCGCTGAGCTGGCGCGCATGCTGGCGCTTGACGAATCAGAACGCGCTGCCCTCGGGCAATTCGGCCGTGATCTCGTGATGCGTCGCTACAGCTTGCAAGCAGCCGGACTCGAGCTGCGGGCGGTCTACGCGGATGTCGTCTCGATGCCGCGCCAGACCGCGTTCCAACGGCTGGTCGCAGCGGCGCGGCTCGCGCTGGAGTTGGCAAAGGTTCGTATTTCGACCCGCTTCCCTCGTATCCAGCGAAAGGTGCGGGAGCTCCGCGGCCACGCGATCACACAACAAGTGGGTGCTTGAGTGGCTGGGGGTGGCGGCGCCGACGGCCGCGTCAACGAGCACGGACAACTCGCGGACAAAGCCATCACGTCCGTGATGTGGAGCGCGGCTCAGCGCTGGGTAGTGCGAATCGCGGGATTCGTCACGATCCTGATCCTGACACGTTTGCTGTCTCCGCAGGACTTCGGCACGGTTGCGATTGCGACTTCCATGTTGCCTATCGTGAATGTCCTCGCTGACATGGGGTTCTCTTCCTACATCATGCAGGCATCGCACGTGGACCGTCGCATGTTAAGCACCGCCTTCTGGTTCACGACGGCAGCCGGCGTCGTGCTCGCCGGTGGTCTGTTCTTGTCTGCCCCTGTCATCGCACTGATCTTCAACATTTCGGACGTGTCGGGTGTCGTCAGGGGACTCGTTCCCGCAGTCCTGCTCGTCACTGCGAGCACCGTTCCGATGTCTCTCCTGCGTCGCAGAATGCGTTTCCGTGCTCTTGCAGCCCAATCCATATGCGCCGCGCTCGTCGGGCAGGCTGCCGCTGTGGCGCTCGCGCTCATGGGATTCGGAGTCTGGGCGCTCATTGCACAGACCGTGCTCAATCAGCTTGTCACGTTTGTGTTCTGCTGGTTCTCCGCTCGATGGATCCCTCGCCTCTCGTTTTCGCTTGCTGAGTTCAAAGCGATGAGTACATTCGGCATCAAGGTCGTGAGCGTCGAAATCGTCGGGGTAGGTCGCTCACTGGCCGAAAACGCGATCATCGTGGCTGCCTTGGGACCGGCGGGGCTTGGGTACCTGAATATCGCCCAAAGGCTGATCCAAGTCGTCCAAGACGTGTCAGCTGCTGCGATCGTGCCGGTGTCAACCGTCGTGTTCGCACAGGTCCGTGGGGAGGCAGACAGACTTCGATCCGCATACTCGAGATCTCTGTCAATGGGCTACGGGGTGATCATCCCGGTGATGATCGTCATCGCGCTCGTATCCCCGATCATTCTTCCAGCCTTCTTCGGCCAGGTATGGGTGCCAAGTGTTGCTGCCTCGCAGGTACTCGCAGTCGCATCCATTTTCGTGACCGGCGCACTGATCGATTACGGCCTCTTATACGGTGTCGGGAAGCCGGGAATGTGGCTGATATATGCCACTGCTATCGACGGCCTCACCATACTGTCGGCTGCGCTGACGGCACGATTCGGACTCGTGTCCTGGGCGCTCGGGTTTCTTGTGGTTGCGATTGTTGCGACGATTGTGCGATGGGCGCTGGTGGCTCACGTACTGGCTGTCAGATGGCAGAGCGTCGCCTCGCCGTTCTTTCGAGCCATGGCGACAGCTGCTGTCTCAGGGGCGCTCGGATACGCAGCGTACGTTCTCTCCCAGCCTCTCGGTCCTGTTGCGTGTGTCGTTCTGACCGGAACAGCGGTCCTCCTTGCGCAGTTCGGAGCGATGTTCGTCATCATGCGAGCCACGTTCAGGGAAGTGGTCCGTCTGGTGTCACAACGTCTGCCTATCGTTAGCAAGTCGACCACGAATTGGACCCAACGTCTCTCTCGCACGGTAAGCGTGCGAGAGAGAGCAGCGTCAAGCGATTCCGTAGAAAAGGACATGTGAGACCATGCGCATGCACGAGGACGAGGCATTGGCCGGCGGTGGCGCGCCCGACATGGTTCGAGGTCAACGCCTCGACGGTGAGACGCGGGCACGGGTCTCTGTCGTGATTCCCTGCCACAACTACGCACAGTATCTGGAGGAAGCCGTCGTATCGGCGCTGGCACAGGAAGGTGTCGAGGTCGACGTGACCATCGTGGATGATGCATCGACGGACGACAGCGTGAAGATTGCGCGCAGACTCGTGGATGCGGATCCTCGCGTTCGTCTCATCGCACGCGAAGTGAATCTCGGCCACATCCACACTTTCAACGAGGCCCTGGAGAGCGCGACGGCGCCGTATGTGGTCAAGCTTGACCCCGATGATCTCTTGCCGCCGGGATCGTTGTCGCGGTCAGTGTCGGTTCTGGAGACGCATCCCGACGTCGTCTTCGTGTATGGACCGGTGACCTCTTTCAGCGGGCAGCCGCCGACATCGGTGAGAGCGGTGGGAGCGCGGCGGTTGAAGATCTGGCCTGGCAGAAAGTGGCTGACGCTCAGAATGAAGCGCTGCCGAAACGTCATTTATCAGCCCGAGGTGATGATTCGTACCAGTGCGCTGCAGACCGTTGGAGGTCATCGTGCTGAGGTGCCGGCGGCAAGCGATCTCAATCTCTGGCTGCGTCTCGCGTCCCA is drawn from Microbacterium protaetiae and contains these coding sequences:
- a CDS encoding glycosyltransferase, encoding MKILVAIAEPYLPETHGGGLLDIHELCREWAKDGHEVTVFAGRSESRIRRRIRRILRLMGWRQHPFLGVLDGYFVLRSGSHAYVDNLSDWVDAEKPDVVVLQGSRFAMLLDALSGHDGLVALRLVTRESAAEIAGLSWGSRDFRERIRSGETMVISNSQFLARETKALTGIDSTVIYPPITVDDTGAVPSRTESTILMVNPIAIKGIDITLEVAKIRPQYQFLLLESWHLDDRQRADLNERIRSLPNVRFERHSDEITRVYDRSSVLFVPSQWQEAFGRVVPEAGARGVPSVYSDRGGLPEAAAGSGVMVDPWAPPQVWADALDGIIAEWLKHSRLATVSSGRPDIVPRVVATEHIELFESARERH
- a CDS encoding DegT/DnrJ/EryC1/StrS family aminotransferase, whose amino-acid sequence is MNTTNVPFLDLVAQQDEIADEVLPVWQRQFASAGFVGGPEVDAFEREYAEYIGVGHVIGVSNGTDALELAYRAAGVGPGDEVIMPANTFIATAEAASRIGAVPVFIDVDDEYLLMDPDAVEAAITLRTRAIVPVHLFGQTAPVEQIAPIAEKNDLVLIEDAAQSQGASSAAGRAGSLGRFAATSFYPGKNLGAAGDAGAVMTDDSGAAALIRNLAAHGSSVKYVHDNIGMNARLDAVQATVLRAKLRRLDTWNAARRAAAARYGELLADVDGVRTPSVRPGNKDVWHLYVVRVAERDRVMAELSAAGIGVGIHYPTIVPLTEAYASLGYRPGQFPVAEAAAGCILSLPMFPHLTQEQQIEVATCLTRLTRVRRK
- a CDS encoding glycosyltransferase, producing the protein MTVRNVERRTRVLVVPHNFELGGSQINALELISEVARDPGFEVIVYAPDGELVERARRIGVELHLTKLRESALSLRRIHDLRKLIRTRGIDVIHTYEWVPTVDAVFAAGVGVGVPLVSTILSMDYPYFIPSTVPLVLGTQQLVDRARGEGRVARLIEPPVDTEEFRPNACGPDEIAAARAECGAGQDDDLVVVVGRLAQALKLEGILTLVEAIGNLGRTAPVRLAIVGDGPERPAVQAAVDRANAHARRKVISLLGSRSEPLRYYLAADIAVGMGGSALRAMAVAKPLLVQGEQGFWAMADEQSLPQFLEHGWYGIGEGTGATERCTAELARMLALDESERAALGQFGRDLVMRRYSLQAAGLELRAVYADVVSMPRQTAFQRLVAAARLALELAKVRISTRFPRIQRKVRELRGHAITQQVGA
- a CDS encoding lipopolysaccharide biosynthesis protein, with the translated sequence MAGGGGADGRVNEHGQLADKAITSVMWSAAQRWVVRIAGFVTILILTRLLSPQDFGTVAIATSMLPIVNVLADMGFSSYIMQASHVDRRMLSTAFWFTTAAGVVLAGGLFLSAPVIALIFNISDVSGVVRGLVPAVLLVTASTVPMSLLRRRMRFRALAAQSICAALVGQAAAVALALMGFGVWALIAQTVLNQLVTFVFCWFSARWIPRLSFSLAEFKAMSTFGIKVVSVEIVGVGRSLAENAIIVAALGPAGLGYLNIAQRLIQVVQDVSAAAIVPVSTVVFAQVRGEADRLRSAYSRSLSMGYGVIIPVMIVIALVSPIILPAFFGQVWVPSVAASQVLAVASIFVTGALIDYGLLYGVGKPGMWLIYATAIDGLTILSAALTARFGLVSWALGFLVVAIVATIVRWALVAHVLAVRWQSVASPFFRAMATAAVSGALGYAAYVLSQPLGPVACVVLTGTAVLLAQFGAMFVIMRATFREVVRLVSQRLPIVSKSTTNWTQRLSRTVSVRERAASSDSVEKDM
- a CDS encoding glycosyltransferase family 2 protein; the encoded protein is MHEDEALAGGGAPDMVRGQRLDGETRARVSVVIPCHNYAQYLEEAVVSALAQEGVEVDVTIVDDASTDDSVKIARRLVDADPRVRLIAREVNLGHIHTFNEALESATAPYVVKLDPDDLLPPGSLSRSVSVLETHPDVVFVYGPVTSFSGQPPTSVRAVGARRLKIWPGRKWLTLRMKRCRNVIYQPEVMIRTSALQTVGGHRAEVPAASDLNLWLRLASQGSVARIGGVVQGFYRQHSLSMQHTVHTGKLVDFRARRDAFDLFFAEAPNTVKGLSDMRVLSRRSLAKDAVRLAFEEHEAGNPAQEYLDDAARLDSRIVRTRAWKINRRRVADPGYNGIPVRLERVRRDLAARIRFRMWRRFGI